A stretch of Clostridia bacterium DNA encodes these proteins:
- a CDS encoding ABC transporter permease — protein MKILEKFKLKGLASLVFPILSILLGLFGAGIVIALMGVNPILAYKEMLSGSLGSFYGLSTTLLRFTPLAFAGLAVTLAFRAGVFNIGVEGQLYMGALFATWVGTSFAFLPAIIHMPLALLVGGLAGGFWGFIPGYFKVKYNLNVILVSIFLNFVAINLLGAAVSSVLKAPGQGITWSAKILDSAELPYFPGTTLHVGILLIFILGFLLHYIMKNTTIGYEIDAVGLNEDASQYGGINGKKVIMLAMFFSGFIASFSGSVEILGIQHRLTENFLIDYGYNAIPVALLGGLHPIGTLISAFLYGAIINGSSSMQITMGVPVSIVKIIMALAILGSIGMNGVRKIVSNR, from the coding sequence ATGAAAATACTCGAGAAGTTTAAACTTAAGGGCTTAGCAAGTCTGGTTTTCCCAATATTGTCCATACTGTTAGGACTGTTTGGAGCGGGCATAGTAATCGCCTTGATGGGTGTAAATCCTATCTTGGCCTATAAGGAAATGCTAAGCGGTTCTTTGGGATCTTTCTATGGTCTATCTACCACTTTGCTACGATTCACGCCACTTGCCTTTGCGGGTCTAGCCGTGACGTTGGCCTTTAGAGCAGGGGTATTCAACATAGGAGTTGAAGGACAACTTTACATGGGGGCACTTTTTGCTACTTGGGTAGGCACTTCTTTTGCATTCTTACCAGCCATAATCCATATGCCATTAGCACTATTAGTAGGTGGCTTGGCAGGCGGATTCTGGGGATTCATACCAGGCTATTTTAAGGTGAAATACAATCTAAATGTTATTCTCGTATCCATATTTCTTAATTTTGTTGCTATTAATTTGTTGGGCGCAGCAGTGTCTAGCGTGCTAAAGGCACCAGGACAAGGGATAACGTGGAGTGCCAAAATACTGGATAGTGCTGAATTGCCATATTTTCCGGGAACAACGTTACATGTCGGTATTTTGCTGATATTCATATTGGGATTCCTGTTACACTACATAATGAAAAATACCACCATTGGCTATGAAATCGATGCGGTTGGCCTTAATGAGGATGCCTCCCAGTATGGAGGAATTAATGGCAAGAAAGTCATCATGTTGGCCATGTTTTTTAGTGGTTTTATCGCATCCTTTTCAGGGAGCGTTGAGATTTTGGGTATACAACATAGGCTTACAGAAAACTTTTTAATTGACTATGGATATAATGCCATACCGGTTGCTTTACTGGGCGGGTTACATCCCATAGGGACCCTGATATCTGCTTTCCTTTATGGAGCCATTATTAATGGATCAAGCTCTATGCAGATTACCATGGGAGTTCCAGTTTCCATTGTTAAGATTATCATGGCTCTCGCCATCCTTGGTTCAATTGGCATGAATGGTGTGAGAAAAATAGTATCTAACAGATAA
- a CDS encoding ABC transporter permease, with product MELFIVSGLILTIPILLASMGDLYAEKSGVLNLGIEATMLMGAYFSYHFAYFLDSAAKGIFVALGIGVLIALINGLFLVTLKVDQVVYGVGINMLAAGLTSTLFRKSFAIGSGYEKCPLLPKIQIEALNGIPYIGSIFNNQNILFYLAIIMVVVTIIVLKKTKAGLVIRAVGDNPHAADSLGVSVVKVRYLCILVSTLFGVLGGSALTVGDLRFFQDGMTAGRGYIALATIIFGRFSPLGVLMGALLFGMADALQLKMQVLGSQIPYQLYIMMPYVVTLVALFIVGSSIAPKYQGKPFYRDRD from the coding sequence ATGGAGTTATTTATCGTATCGGGCTTGATATTAACGATACCGATCCTTCTAGCATCAATGGGCGACCTGTATGCTGAAAAAAGTGGGGTACTAAATCTGGGGATTGAAGCCACGATGCTTATGGGGGCTTATTTTTCCTATCATTTCGCATATTTTCTAGATAGCGCAGCGAAGGGAATTTTTGTTGCTCTCGGTATCGGAGTTTTGATTGCGTTAATCAATGGTCTTTTTTTGGTTACACTCAAGGTGGACCAAGTTGTTTATGGTGTAGGAATTAATATGTTGGCAGCTGGCCTGACCAGCACCTTATTTAGAAAATCGTTTGCCATCGGCAGTGGCTATGAAAAATGCCCGTTATTACCGAAGATACAAATAGAGGCTTTAAACGGAATTCCATATATAGGAAGCATATTCAACAATCAGAATATATTGTTCTACCTAGCCATAATTATGGTTGTCGTAACCATAATTGTATTGAAAAAGACGAAAGCAGGACTCGTCATTAGAGCAGTTGGCGATAATCCGCACGCTGCCGACTCTCTGGGAGTCAGCGTGGTCAAGGTTCGTTATCTATGTATATTGGTAAGCACCTTGTTTGGAGTGTTAGGTGGAAGTGCTCTGACCGTTGGAGATTTGAGATTCTTCCAGGATGGAATGACAGCTGGTCGTGGTTATATCGCTTTGGCTACAATCATATTTGGACGTTTCAGTCCATTGGGGGTTTTGATGGGTGCATTGCTTTTTGGTATGGCAGATGCCTTGCAATTAAAAATGCAGGTACTCGGTTCACAAATCCCTTATCAGTTGTATATCATGATGCCCTATGTAGTTACACTGGTTGCGTTGTTTATTGTAGGCTCATCGATTGCCCCAAAATATCAAGGCAAACCCTTCTATAGAGACCGAGATTAG
- a CDS encoding 3-phosphoglycerate dehydrogenase has protein sequence MKRVLIANGEDLKISITWSPLDKILQEKLQAVGYSADIESFSDKELKDSINGYDVLVVGESLKVDKEVIEASNLKMIVKAGRFFNNIDIDAAKAKGIIVKNTPECSRNAIAELILGHIVSVSRFFFKTFKNMPEGIWDQASCTGIELSNRTLGLVGFDKTAQILAKKAAALGMKVRYWDINGKAEGFDEYEYREFNALISDSTYLSLHAEYDPAKGYIMGEKELFSMEKGGNLFNCTDGRLVDEKALLKALGATMADMHLFGAALDVFEQEPTTNAELMAHSRVSLTPHIGDSTYEANTARVDEIVDIIQKN, from the coding sequence ATGAAAAGAGTATTGATTGCAAATGGTGAAGACTTGAAAATATCCATTACATGGTCGCCATTGGACAAGATTTTGCAAGAGAAATTGCAGGCTGTTGGGTATAGCGCAGATATTGAGTCATTTTCTGACAAAGAACTGAAAGATTCAATAAATGGGTATGATGTTCTTGTGGTTGGCGAAAGTTTAAAAGTTGATAAAGAAGTCATCGAGGCAAGCAACCTTAAAATGATTGTTAAAGCTGGTCGCTTTTTTAACAATATTGACATCGATGCTGCTAAAGCCAAAGGAATTATTGTAAAAAACACTCCAGAGTGTAGCCGAAATGCCATAGCAGAATTGATTCTAGGACATATCGTATCGGTTTCTAGGTTCTTTTTCAAGACCTTTAAAAATATGCCAGAAGGAATATGGGATCAGGCTTCTTGCACAGGTATTGAATTAAGCAATAGGACATTGGGACTTGTTGGATTTGATAAAACTGCACAAATACTAGCTAAAAAGGCCGCAGCTCTAGGAATGAAAGTGAGATATTGGGATATAAATGGCAAAGCAGAAGGCTTTGACGAATACGAATATAGAGAATTCAATGCATTAATTTCTGATTCTACTTATCTTTCCTTGCATGCAGAATATGACCCTGCAAAAGGCTATATTATGGGTGAAAAAGAATTATTTAGCATGGAAAAAGGTGGAAACCTATTCAATTGTACTGACGGTAGATTGGTTGATGAAAAAGCCTTGCTAAAAGCCTTAGGTGCTACTATGGCAGATATGCATTTGTTCGGAGCTGCCCTTGATGTATTTGAACAGGAACCGACTACTAATGCAGAATTAATGGCACATAGTAGAGTTTCTTTGACTCCGCATATTGGAGATTCTACATATGAGGCGAATACTGCAAGAGTTGATGAAATTGTTGATATAATCCAAAAAAATTGA
- a CDS encoding cobalamin-dependent protein (Presence of a B(12) (cobalamin)-binding domain implies dependence on cobalamin itself, in one of its several forms, or in some unusual lineages, dependence on a cobalamin-like analog.) encodes MEVLEKIAQVIYEGDTEKTIEYAKQAVAEGLDPNVIINDGGVKGLDKLGEDFDNLEVFLPELMLGAESMKALIAEMAPLLEAQGESAYKGTVVIGCAKGDLHDIGMNLVATQLAINGFKIFNMGTDVGVGEYIDKAKEVDANIIAVSSLMTTSAYYQEELVSRLSVEGLRDKYKVVVGGGPITPTWTKKIGADGYSRTSNLAVDLCIDLVGTDANTQQEPLIYE; translated from the coding sequence ATGGAAGTACTGGAGAAAATTGCTCAAGTTATCTACGAGGGGGACACGGAAAAAACTATTGAGTACGCAAAACAAGCAGTCGCAGAAGGATTAGATCCCAATGTCATAATAAATGACGGAGGTGTTAAAGGCCTTGATAAACTTGGCGAGGACTTTGACAATTTGGAAGTCTTTTTGCCGGAGCTTATGCTGGGTGCTGAGTCAATGAAAGCCTTGATTGCTGAGATGGCTCCATTGCTCGAAGCTCAAGGAGAAAGCGCGTACAAAGGTACCGTTGTAATAGGATGTGCAAAAGGTGACCTGCATGATATTGGGATGAATCTTGTTGCAACACAGCTAGCAATTAATGGTTTTAAAATCTTCAATATGGGCACGGATGTAGGTGTTGGTGAGTATATTGATAAAGCCAAAGAAGTGGATGCAAATATCATTGCGGTATCATCTTTAATGACTACTAGCGCATATTACCAAGAGGAACTGGTATCTAGACTATCGGTTGAAGGCTTAAGAGATAAATATAAAGTGGTTGTTGGAGGAGGTCCCATTACTCCTACCTGGACTAAGAAAATTGGAGCGGATGGATATTCACGGACTTCAAACTTAGCAGTCGATTTATGTATCGATTTGGTTGGAACAGATGCCAATACTCAACAAGAACCGTTGATTTACGAATAG
- a CDS encoding monomethylamine:corrinoid methyltransferase, producing the protein MSHSIKELIKYMDRGKRGRRVPEREWDNVIVPQTLNEVAKKYGLLKTCDLKNPVNMDLELADTFYKAGKEVALRLGLYNTDTETITTITEEELEASLKAAPSKLVLGKGLNEVVIEARKPEDGVSPAFGGPLSIQMNEEYYVPLISETLKSRLVDVHEGPSLDTIYGSPLLANTPYETAASFYEMEMRKKAQYLAGRQGMPNMLVSSSSTEYGNLATFAMWEQPQIALVLIPSSLKTNYCSLHKCVQTLAVGGYIESGSPNMIGGFTGGPETTALSNIADDLLQYSIHQAHMSGAPCYDIRYSGNCDRHALWSQSISTQAIARNTHLIMLKTINQVAGPCTEMFYKESIVGFAANSASGLTYTIGPRSAGGKYKNHLTPLDIWFAAACHKAGGKITLKKANEIANTLIPEYEKWHKEDPPAGRPINELYDMDTMIPIPEHKEMYLRMRKLSAELGMPLPSDGIYD; encoded by the coding sequence ATGAGTCATTCAATAAAAGAACTAATCAAATATATGGACCGAGGAAAAAGAGGAAGAAGAGTACCTGAAAGGGAATGGGATAATGTAATAGTTCCGCAGACTCTTAATGAAGTAGCCAAAAAATATGGTTTGCTTAAAACTTGCGATTTAAAGAATCCTGTAAACATGGATCTTGAACTTGCGGATACATTTTATAAGGCTGGTAAGGAAGTAGCTCTTAGATTGGGTCTATATAATACCGATACAGAAACCATAACTACGATTACTGAAGAAGAATTGGAAGCTAGCCTCAAAGCGGCTCCCTCCAAATTGGTCCTTGGAAAAGGCCTTAATGAGGTAGTAATTGAAGCTAGAAAACCTGAAGATGGTGTTTCTCCAGCTTTTGGTGGACCTCTATCTATCCAAATGAATGAAGAATACTATGTTCCGCTCATTTCAGAAACTTTAAAAAGTAGACTTGTAGATGTTCATGAAGGACCATCTTTGGATACAATTTATGGATCACCATTGTTGGCCAATACGCCTTATGAGACTGCGGCCTCATTCTACGAGATGGAAATGCGTAAAAAGGCACAGTACTTAGCCGGCAGACAAGGGATGCCCAATATGTTGGTATCTAGCTCTAGCACAGAATACGGAAATTTGGCGACATTTGCTATGTGGGAACAACCTCAAATAGCTTTGGTACTGATCCCATCTTCCTTAAAAACTAACTATTGTTCTTTACATAAATGTGTTCAAACGTTAGCGGTAGGCGGATATATTGAGTCTGGTTCACCTAACATGATTGGTGGTTTCACAGGTGGCCCCGAAACTACAGCACTTTCAAATATCGCGGACGATTTATTGCAGTATTCAATTCACCAAGCCCATATGTCAGGTGCGCCATGCTACGACATCAGATATTCTGGCAACTGTGACCGTCATGCGTTATGGTCACAAAGTATTTCAACTCAAGCAATAGCTCGTAATACTCACTTGATTATGCTTAAAACCATTAACCAAGTAGCAGGCCCATGTACTGAAATGTTTTATAAAGAATCAATAGTTGGATTTGCAGCGAATTCAGCATCAGGATTAACCTATACCATTGGACCAAGATCTGCCGGTGGAAAGTATAAGAATCACTTAACACCTCTTGATATTTGGTTTGCAGCAGCTTGTCATAAAGCTGGAGGCAAGATTACGCTTAAAAAGGCCAATGAAATTGCAAACACGTTGATTCCTGAGTACGAAAAATGGCACAAGGAAGATCCACCAGCAGGCAGACCTATCAACGAACTATATGATATGGATACAATGATACCTATTCCAGAGCACAAAGAAATGTACCTGCGGATGAGAAAATTGTCAGCTGAACTTGGAATGCCGTTGCCATCTGATGGTATCTACGATTGA
- a CDS encoding LacI family DNA-binding transcriptional regulator, producing the protein MKQKEQLITISDIANMAGLNPSTVSRVINHPEMVKDETKKRVQALLIEHNYQPNLLARSLQTKKSGMIALVVPNFTNLSFTKFARGAQVGLQEKGYTMLTFSTHESEEWEKRILSDIARLRLDGAIIMSTTDQLPFMDIIPQTTKIVLIDRDASKEGIDSLYFDYVQAFDTLIKYLKNRNHKKIALLMGGRKSYTGKIREKVYRNAMKKYGLDVKDDFIKEALWSAAEGWKACNSLMQQPEKPTAIIAATDSIAFGVMGYLENINYRIPEQISVIGFNDEPLSNYLYPRLSTMACDQYDLGLDAALTMVSRIEGTQTGVVKRSYKMHLIERNTIGYANISE; encoded by the coding sequence ATGAAGCAGAAGGAACAACTTATCACCATTTCGGATATTGCAAACATGGCAGGTCTGAACCCTTCAACCGTTTCAAGAGTAATTAATCATCCAGAAATGGTTAAAGATGAAACCAAAAAGCGTGTGCAGGCTCTTCTCATTGAACATAACTATCAACCTAACTTGCTTGCGCGAAGTTTGCAGACCAAAAAAAGCGGTATGATCGCTCTGGTAGTTCCTAACTTTACCAACTTGTCTTTTACCAAATTTGCTAGAGGAGCCCAGGTTGGGTTGCAGGAAAAAGGATATACTATGTTGACCTTTAGTACTCATGAAAGTGAGGAATGGGAAAAGCGTATCCTAAGTGATATTGCAAGATTGAGACTTGATGGAGCAATTATCATGTCGACTACCGACCAACTTCCATTCATGGATATTATTCCACAGACTACAAAAATTGTTTTGATAGATCGAGATGCTTCAAAGGAAGGAATTGATTCCCTTTACTTTGATTACGTACAAGCCTTTGACACACTAATAAAATACTTGAAAAATAGAAATCATAAAAAAATCGCATTGCTTATGGGTGGGCGAAAATCATATACAGGGAAAATCCGTGAGAAAGTATATCGTAATGCGATGAAGAAATATGGTTTAGATGTAAAGGATGACTTCATCAAAGAAGCTTTATGGAGTGCTGCAGAAGGATGGAAAGCATGTAATAGTTTAATGCAACAACCGGAAAAGCCGACGGCTATCATTGCCGCTACAGACTCTATTGCTTTTGGTGTGATGGGTTACTTGGAAAATATCAATTATAGAATACCGGAACAAATTTCAGTAATAGGTTTTAACGATGAGCCTTTAAGTAACTATCTTTATCCAAGGCTGTCAACTATGGCTTGTGATCAATATGATCTGGGATTAGATGCTGCACTTACGATGGTTTCCAGAATTGAGGGAACGCAAACAGGTGTGGTAAAACGTTCATATAAAATGCATTTAATTGAAAGAAATACAATAGGATACGCAAACATAAGTGAATAG